CGTCGTCAGCGGGCAGATCGTCCATAAGGGCCACGTCGATGCGGCCGTTGAGCAGGTCTTCCACCGCCAGAGGAGCGGATTCATAGAAGCGCAGTTCAAAGGGATAGCCCTTTTCCTGCTGTTCCTGCTTGATGGCGTTGGCTTCGGAAGTGCCGCGCTGCACGCCGAGCTTGACCTTCTTGGTCAGCACGTCCTGCGGGGTCAGCGTGGAGTTTGCAGGCACAAGAAACACGCGCGAAACCGTCCAGTACGGATCGGAAAATTCCACGACCTTGGCGCGTTCGGGGGTGATGCTCATGCCCGAATCCACCATGTCGATCTGTTTGGCCACAAGAGCGGGGATGATGCCGTCCCAGGCCATGGGCTTATGGGTGATTTCAAAGCCCATAGTTTTGGCGATCCAGTTGAGGGAGTCCACGTCAAAACCGGCGGGCTGGCCGGTCTTTTCGTCCACATAGGCGAAAGGCGGATAGTTGGGGTCAATGCCGTTCACATAGCTTTTTTTGGCAAAAGCGGGTACGGCGGCCATAACGGCAGCCAGCAGGGCGCAGACAAGAAGTTTTTTCATGCTCAGTTTCCCCCTCGGAATATGACGGTGGCCGTTGGCGGTTGAGCCACGCCGGGCATGGCGGCAACCGTCTAAGGATGGACATGCGTATTGCGGACAAAACCACGAAACGCACAGGCGCGTCAGCTGGCAGATCGTGGGCCTGCCGCCGCGCGGTCTACGGCAAAACAAG
The Desulfovibrio sp. genome window above contains:
- a CDS encoding ABC transporter substrate-binding protein, producing the protein MKKLLVCALLAAVMAAVPAFAKKSYVNGIDPNYPPFAYVDEKTGQPAGFDVDSLNWIAKTMGFEITHKPMAWDGIIPALVAKQIDMVDSGMSITPERAKVVEFSDPYWTVSRVFLVPANSTLTPQDVLTKKVKLGVQRGTSEANAIKQEQQEKGYPFELRFYESAPLAVEDLLNGRIDVALMDDLPADDAISKGRAVKKAGTHGEPDKFGVAMRKGDKDLHKLINDGYKKLMADPYWQELQKKYLSK